Proteins encoded together in one Coffea arabica cultivar ET-39 chromosome 2c, Coffea Arabica ET-39 HiFi, whole genome shotgun sequence window:
- the LOC113727997 gene encoding uncharacterized protein: protein MVEDAGMDVSIDMLSAEEWLSRAQELVPVALKKAREVKVFPGRWKMIVSKLEQIPATLSDLSSHPCFSKNALCKEQLQAVSKTLYEANELSELCIHEKYEGKLRMQSDLDALSGKLDLNLRDCGLLIKTGVLGEVTLPSTAGSTSAEPEAALHGNMRELLARLQIGHLEAKHRALDSLVEVMKEDEKNVLAVLGRSNIAALVQLLTATSPRIREKTVTVICSLAESGSCENWLVSEGVLPPLIRLVESGSPVGKEKATISLQRLSMSAETARSIVGHGGVRPLIEICRTGDSVSQAASACTLKNISSVPEVRQTLAEEGIVKVTINLLDCGILLGSKEYAAECLQNLTSSNDSLRKSVILEGGIRSLLAYLDGPLPQESAVGALRNLVSSVSMEILVSLGVIPRLVHVLKSGSLGAQQAAASAICRICSSTEIKRLVGEAGCIPLLVKMLEAKANGAREVAAQAISSLMTLSHNCREVKKDDKSVPNLVQLLDPSPQNTAKKYAVSSLSLLSSSKKCKKLMISYGAIGYLKKLTEMDIPGAKKLLERLERGKLKSLFIRK, encoded by the coding sequence ATGGTTGAGGATGCAGGAATGGATGTCAGCATTGATATGTTGTCGGCTGAGGAGTGGCTATCTCGCGCACAAGAGCTTGTTCCTGTTGCACTGAAGAAGGCTAGGGAGGTCAAGGTATTCCCTGGTAGGTGGAAGATGATAGTCTCAAAATTGGAGCAGATCCCAGCAACACTATCTGATTTGTCTAGTCATCCTTGCTTCTCGAAAAATGCTCTTTGTAAGGAGCAGTTGCAGGCAGTATCAAAGACCTTATATGAAGCAAATGAACTATCAGAGTTGTGTATACATGAGAAATATGAAGGGAAACTTCGGATGCAAAGTGATCTTGATGCACTATCAGGCAAATTGGATTTGAATTTGCGTGATTGTGGTCTCTTGATCAAAACTGGTGTGCTTGGTGAGGTGACCTTGCCATCTACTGCTGGTAGCACTTCGGCTGAGCCTGAGGCTGCACTACATGGAAATATGCGAGAATTGCTGGCGCGGCTTCAGATTGGGCACTTGGAGGCTAAACATAGAGCTCTTGATAGCCTTGTTGAGGTTATGAAAGAAGATGAAAAGAATGTCTTGGCTGTTTTAGGTCGCAGCAACATTGCTGCTTTAGTCCAACTTCTAACTGCCACATCTCCTCGAATAAGGGAGAAAACTGTCACTGTAATATGCTCTCTTGCAGAATCTGGTAGTTGTGAGAATTGGCTAGTTTCTGAAGGTGTTCTTCCACCTCTTATAAGACTTGTTGAATCTGGCAGTCCAGTCGGTAAAGAGAAGGCCACAATTTCTCTCCAGAGGTTGTCGATGTCAGCAGAAACAGCCCGTTCTATTGTTGGACATGGTGGTGTTAGACCTCTTATTGAGATCTGTCGAACTGGTGATTCTGTTTCACAGGCTGCTTCTGCTTGTACATTGAAAAACATATCTTCTGTTCCAGAGGTGCGGCAAACACTAGCTGAAGAAGGCATTGTAAAAGTAACGATTAATCTTCTGGATTGTGGAATTCTATTGGGATCCAAAGAGTATGCAGCTGAATGTTTACAAAATCTTACCTCCAGCAATGATAGTCTACGGAAGTCTGTTATTTTGGAGGGTGGAATCAGAAGCTTGTTGGCTTATTTGGATGGTCCACTGCCACAAGAATCTGCCGTTGGAGCACTTAGGAATTTGGTCAGCTCAGTCTCCATGGAGATTTTAGTTTCACTTGGTGTCATTCCAAGGTTGGTTCATGTGCTTAAATCTGGATCACTTGGTGCTCAGCAGGCTGCAGCATCCGCAATCTGTAGGATATGTAGCTCCACAGAAATAAAAAGACTAGTTGGTGAGGCTGGTTGTATCCCTCTGCTTGTTAAGATGCTCGAAGCTAAAGCAAATGGGGCGAGGGAAGTAGCCGCGCAAGCAATTTCTAGCCTAATGACCTTGTCGCACAATTGCAGAGAAGTCAAGAAGGATGACAAAAGTGTGCCTAATTTAGTGCAATTACTTGACCCAAGCCCTCAAAATACTGCCAAGAAATATGCAGTTTCTTCTCTTTCCTTGCTCTCCTCGAGCAAAAAATGTAAGAAGCTTATGATTTCATATGGGGCAATTGGATATCTCAAGAAGCTTACAGAGATGGACATCCCGGGAGCTAAGAAGCTACTTGAGCGTTTGGAAAGAGGGAAATTGAAGAGTTTGTTCATCAGAAAATAG
- the LOC113728000 gene encoding probable cinnamyl alcohol dehydrogenase 1 isoform X2: MSSANDNEDCLGWAARDPSGYLSPYKFSRRAIGSEDVSLDITHCGICYADVAWTRNKGGHSKYPLVPGHEITGVVRQVGFRVKHFKVGDHVGVGTYVNSCRECEYCNDGLEVHCSKGPVLTFDGIDVDGTVTKGGYSSYIVVHERYCFRVPDNYPLELAAPLLCAGITVYTPMIRHNMNQPGKTLGVIGLGGLGHLAVKFGKAFGLKVTVFSTSLSKKEEAVSRLGADNFVVSSDEQQMSALANSLDFIIDTAAGDIPFDPYLSLLKTAGVLVLVGFPSEVKFSPV; the protein is encoded by the exons ATGAGTTCTGCAAATGACAATGAGGACTGCCTTGGCTGGGCAGCAAGAGATCCTTCTGGGTATCTGTCTCCTTACAAATTCAGCCGCAG GGCCATTGGGAGTGAAGATGTTTCACTAGATATCACACACTGTGGAATTTGTTATGCTGATGTTGCCTGGACCAGGAACAAAGGGGGACATTCTAAGTATCCTCTGGTGCCTGG ACACGAGATCACTGGGGTCGTAAGACAAGTTGGCTTCCGCGTTAAGCACTTCAAAGTTGGAGACCATGTTGGAGTTGGAACTTATGTTAATTCTTGCAGAGAGTGTGAGTATTGCAATGATGGATTGGAAGTTCACTGCTCGAAGGGGCCAGTCCTCACTTTTGATGGGATAGATGTGGACGGTACAGTGACCAAAGGAGGATATTCTAGTTACATAGTAGTCCATGAAAG GTACTGCTTTAGAGTACCTGATAATTACCCACTGGAACTGGCAGCACCTTTGCTATGTGCAGGGATAACTGTCTACACACCAATGATACGGCACAACATGAACCAACCTGGAAAAACTTTGGGTGTTATTGGGCTAGGTGGCCTAGGACACTTGGCAGTGAAATTTGGAAAGGCTTTTGGATTGAAAGTCACAGTGTTCAGTACAAGTTTATCCAAGAAAGAAGAGGCAGTGAGTCGCCTGGGAGCAGACAATTTTGTTGTCTCATCTGATGAACAGCAGATGAGT GCACTAGCGAATTCATTGGACTTCATTATTGATACTGCTGCTGGAGATATTCCATTTGATCCATACCTTTCACTGTTGAAGACTGCTGGAGTTCTTGTTCTGGTTGGCTTCCCAAGTGAAGTAAAATTCAGCCCG GTATGA
- the LOC113728000 gene encoding probable cinnamyl alcohol dehydrogenase 1 isoform X1, which produces MSSANDNEDCLGWAARDPSGYLSPYKFSRRAIGSEDVSLDITHCGICYADVAWTRNKGGHSKYPLVPGHEITGVVRQVGFRVKHFKVGDHVGVGTYVNSCRECEYCNDGLEVHCSKGPVLTFDGIDVDGTVTKGGYSSYIVVHERYCFRVPDNYPLELAAPLLCAGITVYTPMIRHNMNQPGKTLGVIGLGGLGHLAVKFGKAFGLKVTVFSTSLSKKEEAVSRLGADNFVVSSDEQQMSALANSLDFIIDTAAGDIPFDPYLSLLKTAGVLVLVGFPSEVKFSPVTLILGMKTVSGSVTGGTKQTQEMLNFCALHKIYPEIEVVPIQYSNEALERMIKKDVKYRFVIDIANSLK; this is translated from the exons ATGAGTTCTGCAAATGACAATGAGGACTGCCTTGGCTGGGCAGCAAGAGATCCTTCTGGGTATCTGTCTCCTTACAAATTCAGCCGCAG GGCCATTGGGAGTGAAGATGTTTCACTAGATATCACACACTGTGGAATTTGTTATGCTGATGTTGCCTGGACCAGGAACAAAGGGGGACATTCTAAGTATCCTCTGGTGCCTGG ACACGAGATCACTGGGGTCGTAAGACAAGTTGGCTTCCGCGTTAAGCACTTCAAAGTTGGAGACCATGTTGGAGTTGGAACTTATGTTAATTCTTGCAGAGAGTGTGAGTATTGCAATGATGGATTGGAAGTTCACTGCTCGAAGGGGCCAGTCCTCACTTTTGATGGGATAGATGTGGACGGTACAGTGACCAAAGGAGGATATTCTAGTTACATAGTAGTCCATGAAAG GTACTGCTTTAGAGTACCTGATAATTACCCACTGGAACTGGCAGCACCTTTGCTATGTGCAGGGATAACTGTCTACACACCAATGATACGGCACAACATGAACCAACCTGGAAAAACTTTGGGTGTTATTGGGCTAGGTGGCCTAGGACACTTGGCAGTGAAATTTGGAAAGGCTTTTGGATTGAAAGTCACAGTGTTCAGTACAAGTTTATCCAAGAAAGAAGAGGCAGTGAGTCGCCTGGGAGCAGACAATTTTGTTGTCTCATCTGATGAACAGCAGATGAGT GCACTAGCGAATTCATTGGACTTCATTATTGATACTGCTGCTGGAGATATTCCATTTGATCCATACCTTTCACTGTTGAAGACTGCTGGAGTTCTTGTTCTGGTTGGCTTCCCAAGTGAAGTAAAATTCAGCCCGGTAACCCTAATCCTGG GTATGAAAACTGTATCTGGGAGTGTAACTGGTGGAACGAAACAGACGCAGGAAATGTTGAATTTCTGTGCTTTGCACAAGATCTACCCAGAGATTGAAGTAGTTCCAATTCAATATTCAAATGAGGCTCTTGAGAGGATGATAAAGAAGGATGTTAAATATCGTTTCGTTATTGATATTGCCAACTCCCTCAAGTAA
- the LOC113727999 gene encoding peroxisomal membrane protein 11D-like: protein MSTLDVARAELALAVLYLNKSEARDKICRAIQYGSKFLSNGEPGTAQNVDKSTSLARKVFRLFKFINDLHGLISPNAPGSPLSLILLGKSKNALLSTFLFLDQIVWLGRTGIYKNKERTELIGRISLFCWMGSSICTTLVELGELGRLSASMKKLEKELKNTDKYKNEQYRVKLQKSNERSLALIKAGMDIVVAVGLLQLAPKKVTPRVTGAFGFVTSLISCYQLLPSPQKAKTP, encoded by the exons ATGAGCACATTAGATGTAGCCAGAGCTGAACTTGCTCTTGCAGTGTTATATTTGAACAAATCAGAAGCCAGGGACAAAATATGCAGGGCAATTCAATATGGTTCAAAATTCTTGAGTAATGGAGAGCCTGGCACTGCCCAGAATGTTGACAAATCAACCAGCTTGGCTCGGAAAGTTTTCCGTCTATTTAAG TTTATCAATGATTTGCATGGTCTTATTAGCCCAAATGCTCCAGGCAGTCCACTTTCACTCATTTTGTTGGGAAAG TCTAAAAATGCATTGTTGTCAACGTTCTTATTCCTTGATCAAATCGTATGGCTTGGTAGGACAGGCATCTATAAG AACAAAGAGCGTACTGAGCTGATTGGCAGGATCTCTCTCTTCTGTTGGATGGGCTCTTCAATCTGTACCACCTTGGTTGAG CTAGGGGAGCTCGGGAGGCTTTCAGCATCAATGAAAAAATTGGAGAAGGAACTTAAGAATACCGATAAATATAAG AATGAGCAATACCGTGTCAAACTACAGAAGTCAAATGAAAGGTCTCTAGCCTTGATTAAAGCAGGAATGGACATAGTTGTTGCAGTTGGATTGCTTCAACTTGCACCGAAGAAAGTTACTCCCCGTGTAACAGGAGCCTTTGGCTTTGTTACCTCTCTGATTTCTTGTTATCAG TTGCTTCCTTCACCGCAGAAGGCCAAGACGCCTTGA